A genome region from Funiculus sociatus GB2-C1 includes the following:
- a CDS encoding ABC transporter ATP-binding protein, whose product MKTRSSYWHLLPYIRPQWKTIAQAFACTLGVTVFWPIQAALAGKIANFIGQGDMAALAQLAGVLAVVFLVQKILMYGQDTLMAKAALFVAFDLRKQVYTHLHRLNFGYFETTQTGDLTYRLTEDIDRVGEVVNKVFHDFIPCVLQLIVVLGYMIYLNWQLTLATFLVAPLMGVLIGWFGEQMLKFSRRSQNHVSNLSALLTEVFSGIRLVQAFAAQDYEIARFAQEAEENRKAKYATERLKAIQNPVVGFLYAMSVLLLFFLGGWQISIGNLTGAEFVSYIAAVALLIDPIAHLTSNYNEFKQGQASVDRIFELMAIQPTVLEKPSAKVLPPVTGKVEYRNVTFAYPSPADRGLGEKVDFLIPNSPVLKNLSILVQPGEMIALVGASGAGKTTLVNLLPRFYDIHGGEILIDGINIQDVTLRSLRRQIGIVPQETILFSGTIAQNIAFGQAEFDLKDVQAAAEIANAHQFISQMTQGYYTWVGERGVNLSGGQKQRIAIARAVLLNPRILILDEATSALDSESEALVQEALERIMQDRTVFIIAHRLATVRRADRILVVEQGQILESGSHQELLEKGDRYARFYAQQFS is encoded by the coding sequence TTGAAAACGCGCTCTAGTTATTGGCATCTACTGCCATACATCCGCCCTCAGTGGAAAACCATTGCTCAGGCTTTTGCTTGCACATTAGGGGTTACGGTATTCTGGCCGATACAGGCGGCACTTGCAGGCAAAATCGCCAATTTCATTGGACAGGGCGATATGGCGGCGCTGGCCCAGTTAGCCGGAGTGCTGGCCGTGGTTTTTCTAGTCCAGAAAATTCTGATGTATGGACAGGATACCCTGATGGCGAAAGCCGCCCTTTTCGTGGCCTTTGACTTACGCAAACAGGTTTATACTCACCTACACCGCCTCAACTTTGGCTATTTTGAAACTACACAGACAGGCGATTTAACTTATCGTCTCACCGAAGATATCGACCGGGTTGGGGAGGTAGTGAACAAAGTTTTCCATGACTTTATTCCCTGTGTGTTGCAGCTAATAGTCGTGTTGGGCTACATGATTTATCTCAACTGGCAGCTGACGCTGGCAACTTTTTTGGTAGCACCGCTAATGGGCGTTTTAATTGGCTGGTTTGGCGAACAGATGCTGAAGTTTTCTCGCCGCAGTCAAAATCACGTATCTAATTTATCGGCTTTGCTGACAGAGGTATTTAGCGGAATTCGTCTGGTGCAAGCTTTCGCCGCCCAAGATTATGAAATTGCTCGTTTTGCCCAGGAAGCTGAAGAAAATCGGAAAGCTAAGTATGCAACTGAACGGCTGAAGGCGATTCAGAACCCTGTGGTAGGATTTCTGTACGCGATGAGCGTGTTGCTGCTGTTTTTCCTGGGCGGCTGGCAAATTTCTATCGGCAATTTGACTGGGGCAGAATTTGTTAGTTATATCGCAGCTGTAGCGTTGCTAATTGACCCCATCGCCCATCTCACAAGTAACTACAACGAGTTTAAACAAGGTCAGGCATCAGTTGACCGGATTTTTGAACTGATGGCAATTCAGCCGACGGTGCTGGAAAAGCCCAGTGCAAAGGTGCTTCCGCCAGTTACTGGAAAGGTGGAATATCGGAATGTTACTTTTGCTTATCCGTCTCCAGCCGACAGAGGGCTGGGCGAAAAGGTAGATTTCCTAATTCCCAATTCCCCAGTTCTGAAAAACTTGAGTATTTTAGTCCAACCCGGTGAAATGATTGCCTTGGTGGGGGCATCTGGTGCGGGTAAAACTACTTTGGTGAATCTGCTACCCCGCTTTTATGACATTCATGGCGGTGAAATTCTGATTGATGGGATCAATATTCAGGATGTGACGCTGCGGAGTTTGCGGCGACAAATTGGTATTGTGCCGCAAGAAACTATTCTATTTTCTGGCACGATCGCGCAGAATATTGCTTTTGGTCAAGCTGAGTTTGACTTGAAAGATGTTCAGGCTGCTGCCGAAATTGCTAACGCCCACCAGTTTATTAGCCAAATGACGCAAGGCTATTACACTTGGGTGGGGGAAAGAGGGGTGAACTTGTCGGGAGGGCAAAAACAGAGGATTGCGATCGCGCGTGCTGTTTTACTCAACCCCAGAATTCTGATTCTCGACGAAGCTACATCAGCACTGGATTCGGAATCTGAAGCTTTGGTGCAAGAAGCCTTAGAACGGATCATGCAAGACCGGACTGTATTTATCATCGCCCACCGCCTTGCCACCGTGCGCCGCGCCGATCGGATTTTAGTGGTGGAACAGGGGCAGATTTTGGAATCGGGGAGTCATCAAGAATTGTTGGAAAAGGGCGATCGCTATGCGCGATTCTATGCCCAACAGTTTA